The following proteins come from a genomic window of Hymenobacter canadensis:
- a CDS encoding FtsW/RodA/SpoVE family cell cycle protein produces the protein MDIIKNWLRQNLKGDPVLWGIVILFSLISMAVVYSATGTLAYKNELRGRAGSSEMILFKHTSLIFAGLALMWLAHRIDYRNYSRLSLYALLASVPLLLFTYVLGGDINGASRWMTIPVINQTFQPSDLAKLALITHLASMLSRRQQNVQDYKTTLLPVMVWVGVICGIIILSNASTALLLFVTCLLLMFIGRVPLKQMAVMVAIGLVVGGVGLASGQRYKTVLSRIESFTDKSKPVPFQLEHSYIAIATGGVTGKGPGNSTERNILPHPYSDFIYAVIIEEYGLVGGVAVLFLYLAFLYRGLLTVVNSHGAFGGLLSAGLSFSLVLQAMVNMGVAVGLGPITGLPLPLLSMGGTSLIFTGISVGIILSVSRGEREIRPVVGEPADTVRIPRKMAYA, from the coding sequence ATGGACATCATCAAAAACTGGCTGCGGCAGAACCTGAAGGGCGACCCGGTGCTTTGGGGCATCGTGATTCTGTTTTCGCTGATTAGCATGGCCGTGGTGTACTCGGCCACGGGCACGCTGGCCTACAAAAACGAGCTGCGCGGCCGGGCGGGCTCGTCGGAGATGATCCTGTTCAAGCACACCAGCCTGATCTTCGCGGGCCTGGCCCTGATGTGGCTGGCGCACCGCATCGACTACCGCAACTACTCGCGCCTGTCGCTGTACGCGCTGCTGGCCTCGGTGCCGCTGCTGCTGTTCACCTACGTGCTGGGCGGCGACATCAACGGCGCCTCACGCTGGATGACCATCCCGGTTATCAACCAGACCTTCCAGCCCTCCGACTTAGCCAAGCTGGCTCTGATTACGCACCTGGCGTCCATGCTCAGCCGCCGCCAGCAAAACGTGCAGGACTACAAAACCACGCTGCTGCCCGTGATGGTGTGGGTGGGTGTGATTTGCGGCATCATCATTTTGAGTAACGCCTCCACGGCGTTGCTGCTGTTCGTTACCTGCCTGTTGCTCATGTTTATTGGCCGGGTGCCGCTCAAGCAGATGGCCGTGATGGTGGCCATTGGCCTGGTGGTGGGCGGCGTGGGGCTGGCCTCGGGGCAGCGCTACAAAACGGTGCTTTCGCGCATCGAGAGCTTCACCGACAAAAGCAAGCCGGTGCCGTTTCAGCTGGAGCACTCCTACATTGCCATTGCCACGGGCGGCGTCACGGGCAAGGGCCCCGGCAATAGCACCGAGCGCAACATCCTGCCTCACCCGTATTCCGACTTCATCTACGCCGTCATCATCGAGGAATACGGCCTCGTGGGCGGCGTGGCGGTGCTGTTTCTGTACCTCGCGTTCCTCTATCGAGGGCTGCTGACCGTGGTGAACAGCCACGGCGCGTTCGGGGGGCTGCTGTCGGCGGGGCTGAGCTTCAGTCTGGTGCTGCAGGCCATGGTGAACATGGGCGTGGCCGTGGGATTGGGCCCCATTACCGGCCTGCCGCTGCCCCTGCTGAGCATGGGCGGCACCTCGCTCATCTTCACCGGCATCAGCGTCGGTATTATCCTGAGCGTAAGCCGCGGTGAGCGGGAAATCCGCCCCGTAGTCGGCGAACCCGCCGACACCGTGCGGATTCCAAGGAAGATGGCGTATGCATAG
- the murG gene encoding undecaprenyldiphospho-muramoylpentapeptide beta-N-acetylglucosaminyltransferase, with protein sequence MGTANNSLRIIISGGGTGGHIFPAVAIANEVKSRYPNAEILFVGANGRMEMTRVPEAGYKIVGLDISGLQRRLTPENLMFPIKVMRAVRKAGKLIEQFRPDAVVGVGGYASAPVLLAATSRGIPSLIQEQNSYAGLVNKLLAKRVDKICVAYDGMDKFFPADRLVLTGNPVRTEIATGNRAEALAFFGLDASRPVLLVIGGSLGARTLNQATAAALPRLQAADVQLLWQTGKVYYPQAQEQAAPYAATGQHALEFVQRMDLAYAAADVVVSRAGALSVSELCLTGKPSILVPSPNVAEDHQTKNAMALVRKDAALLVPDTEAATRLYDEALALLQNPTQQQQLSANVLQLARPAATTTIVDELLKLVKQ encoded by the coding sequence GTGGGCACTGCCAATAATTCACTTCGCATTATCATCTCTGGCGGTGGTACCGGTGGTCACATCTTCCCGGCTGTAGCCATTGCTAACGAAGTAAAAAGTAGATATCCAAACGCCGAAATCCTGTTTGTGGGCGCCAACGGCCGCATGGAGATGACGCGCGTGCCGGAAGCCGGCTACAAAATCGTGGGCCTCGATATCAGCGGCCTGCAGCGCCGCCTCACGCCCGAAAACCTGATGTTTCCCATCAAGGTGATGCGCGCCGTGCGCAAAGCCGGCAAGCTCATCGAGCAGTTTCGGCCTGATGCCGTGGTGGGGGTGGGCGGCTACGCCTCTGCCCCGGTGCTGCTGGCCGCCACCTCGCGCGGTATTCCCAGCCTCATTCAGGAGCAGAACTCCTACGCCGGCCTCGTCAACAAACTGCTGGCCAAGCGGGTCGATAAAATCTGTGTGGCCTACGACGGCATGGACAAGTTCTTCCCCGCCGACCGCCTCGTGCTCACCGGCAACCCGGTCCGCACCGAAATTGCCACCGGCAACCGCGCCGAGGCGCTGGCTTTCTTTGGGCTCGATGCCAGCCGGCCAGTGCTGCTCGTGATTGGGGGTAGCCTGGGCGCGCGCACGCTCAACCAGGCCACCGCCGCTGCGCTGCCCCGCTTGCAGGCCGCCGACGTGCAACTTCTCTGGCAAACCGGCAAAGTTTACTATCCGCAGGCCCAAGAGCAGGCCGCTCCCTACGCCGCCACCGGCCAGCACGCGCTGGAGTTCGTGCAGCGCATGGACCTGGCCTACGCCGCCGCCGACGTGGTGGTCAGCCGGGCCGGGGCGCTGTCGGTGTCGGAGCTATGCCTCACGGGCAAGCCCAGCATCCTGGTGCCCTCGCCCAACGTGGCCGAAGACCACCAGACCAAAAACGCTATGGCCCTGGTGCGCAAAGATGCTGCCTTGCTGGTCCCCGACACCGAAGCCGCCACCCGCCTCTACGACGAGGCCCTGGCGCTACTACAGAACCCCACGCAACAGCAGCAGCTGAGCGCCAACGTGCTCCAGCTCGCCCGCCCTGCCGCCACCACCACCATCGTGGACGAGCTGCTGAAGCTGGTAAAGCAGTAG
- a CDS encoding UDP-N-acetylmuramate--L-alanine ligase, which produces MSALARWFQANGHQVSGYDKTRTPLTDALEAEGIAVHFEDAVDQIPAEVRQNPENTLVVLTPAIPKDHQEWAWLRENGFDIRKRSQVLGVLTQGHRTIAVAGTHGKTTTSSMVAHLLHHAGVPCAAFLGGISVNLGSNLLLPPAVVPRVAEGLVEPLPENDQRAGISNESGTTPANVPVVVEADEYDRSFLTLHPTIAIVTSTDADHLDIYGDKESLVESFRQFVGQIQSGGTLIINHTADPSVAASAPAGVRVIRYGLSQEQGPELYATGITAQGHEFHFDLHGPLGTVAGLKLAVPGFHNVENMLAAAAVAQLEGVAPQALQAAVAAYRGVKRRFEFILTAGTPAAPQVYLDDYAHHPREIEAFLRSVRALYPGRRLRVIFQPHLFSRTRDFAPGFAESLSLADEVVLMDIYPARELPMPGVTSELILSQITAPKKSLQTRDEILANAETGTDFDVLATVGAGDIDQLVPRLKNILHLRWHGTQA; this is translated from the coding sequence ATGTCGGCGCTGGCCCGCTGGTTTCAGGCCAACGGCCACCAGGTGTCGGGCTACGACAAAACCCGCACGCCCCTGACCGACGCACTGGAGGCCGAAGGCATTGCCGTGCATTTCGAGGATGCTGTAGACCAGATTCCGGCCGAAGTGCGCCAGAACCCCGAAAATACGCTCGTAGTCCTGACCCCGGCCATCCCGAAAGACCACCAGGAGTGGGCCTGGCTGCGCGAAAACGGCTTCGACATTCGTAAGCGCAGCCAGGTGCTGGGCGTGCTCACGCAGGGCCACCGCACCATTGCCGTGGCCGGCACTCACGGCAAAACCACCACCAGCAGCATGGTGGCGCACCTGTTGCACCACGCCGGCGTACCCTGCGCGGCTTTCCTGGGCGGCATCAGCGTGAACCTGGGCTCCAACCTGCTGCTGCCGCCCGCTGTGGTCCCACGAGTTGCCGAAGGCCTCGTGGAACCACTACCAGAAAACGACCAGCGTGCAGGCATCAGCAACGAGAGTGGCACCACGCCGGCCAACGTCCCCGTTGTAGTGGAAGCCGACGAGTATGACCGCAGCTTCCTGACCCTGCACCCCACCATTGCCATCGTCACGAGCACCGACGCCGACCACCTCGACATCTACGGCGACAAAGAGTCGCTGGTGGAGTCGTTCCGGCAGTTTGTGGGCCAGATTCAGTCCGGGGGCACCCTCATCATCAACCACACCGCCGACCCCAGCGTGGCCGCTTCCGCCCCGGCCGGCGTACGGGTGATCCGCTACGGCTTGTCGCAGGAGCAGGGGCCGGAACTGTACGCCACAGGCATCACAGCCCAGGGCCACGAGTTCCATTTTGATCTGCACGGGCCGTTGGGCACCGTAGCCGGCCTCAAGCTGGCCGTGCCGGGCTTCCACAACGTGGAAAACATGCTGGCCGCCGCCGCTGTGGCCCAGCTGGAAGGGGTGGCGCCCCAGGCCCTGCAGGCGGCTGTGGCGGCCTACCGGGGCGTAAAGCGCCGCTTCGAGTTCATCCTGACGGCCGGCACGCCCGCCGCGCCCCAGGTGTATCTCGATGATTATGCCCACCACCCACGCGAAATCGAGGCCTTCCTGCGTTCTGTGCGGGCGCTCTATCCGGGCCGCCGACTGCGCGTCATCTTCCAGCCCCACCTGTTTTCCCGCACCCGCGACTTCGCGCCGGGCTTCGCCGAAAGCCTGAGTCTGGCCGATGAAGTGGTGCTGATGGACATCTACCCGGCCCGGGAGCTACCCATGCCCGGCGTGACGTCGGAATTGATTTTGTCCCAAATAACCGCGCCCAAAAAATCGTTGCAGACCCGCGACGAAATTCTGGCAAATGCCGAAACAGGCACGGATTTCGACGTGCTGGCCACCGTCGGAGCCGGCGACATCGACCAGCTGGTACCGCGTTTAAAGAATATTTTACATCTTCGTTGGCATGGAACTCAAGCGTAA